AAAAGATTACGTGGCGTTTACACAGTCAATGCGTTAGAATCTGGAATAAACTATATGAACTAGGGTAGGTAGATTTTTTATTAGTAGGATGAGGGGGGAGGTGCGTTGTGAGACAAATTTAGTAATATAAACAGTaaatttttgattatgaaaTAAGGTTATGTTTTCAAGACATCCAATAGTCGTTTTCTCTATTATAGAGGGTGTTGACCCTAAAAGTAACAATGAATTTAGTTATAGTTTTACAACAGTTTGCAGATAAGATTTTATGAAACGAATAAAATATCCAAAACAAGTTGCATTGGAGCTAagctatcaatcaataaattgaaatattatttgacaTATTGTATTCTTCCAAGACAGTGTTGAAAGAATTACCAGGCACTTGAAAGTTAGTGAAATAATGACTGGAGgatggaaaaaatgtaataaaggTTAAGCAATATAGTTTATTATACACTGCGTAAATAGAAGCTCCCTACATGAATTCCCAAGTCTAAATCAAGAATAAATCAAATCCCagttatgaattctatcaattggaaaataatagacaataaattAGGCATAGAGTAAAAAATAGGCCTACTAAGTATTATTAGAATatgattggaaaatattttttaacgGTTTCAACTCATACAACAAAGGGATGCTTACAGGGCTTACGTCGTTGGAATTCTTGAGGTGTTTCAAAAACAAATCTTGCGGGAGGAAGGACCCCAAGTTCCAAGAAAACGGTTTGCAGTTTTTTGACGGGGTCCAAGAGCTGAAAGTGCGTCAAAATCCTACCATCAAGAGCTAACTTGAAATACAATCTTTTTCAACAAGGAAAAATTATGAGATTGAAGAAATATTGcactaatttttcatttttctgccaacgcttcaattttttttacgGTAAGTTACATAAATTTGGGTTGTATTTATTCAGCTTTATGGTCAACCGAGTTTCCAGTAACtcaactaataataatttaaatcacGTGTCAAGAGTAAAAAGTTTACTACCGTAAATCTTGGcaaaattcagaaaaaaacatGTGCGAAACAAAGAATAGGCCTACACATAGGTTATCTTTGTTTTGGCATAATTTTTAATGTAATGTTATAAAcaacatatatttttataaattacataatatagcggctaaaatataaagaaatatcCTTGTTggataatatagaaaatataaaaatgtgatAGGTTAAGCCTAGAATGTTCTAGCCTATTAGATATGACCCAATCAGGAAGTAGGGTCCATTGTAAAGTAAAATACTAGGCTAACAAAGAATAATAGAAACCCTTTTAAATGGTTGTtctgaattatgaatttagataaaattttattggctaaacaatataaattctgAATATCACTCATAAAGTGTTTGATATCAGGTTATTGTACAAATTTGAACCTTCAAGGAAAGCATGTTTATCAAAGTGAATTTTAGTGTAGCCCAGACAACATCAAAATTAATGTGTTGTGCTTTAGTTATTGGATTAATTTTTACAATGAAAGATGAATTTATCATCGATATTTAATATCATTTGGGAATGAACAAAGAGAAATGTGATCTACTCTCGACCTGGGACGTACATGCAAAAGTGAACTGATACAAACCTGCTGATTTAACTTCACATATTCATTTATCCCAAAGAAAGCACATCCTTGACGAAACTAATAATGTTGAAATGAACTAAGAACCACAAATTTCGTTCAACTAACACACCATTTAAGATATGAGAATTAATTTCAAGGACAAGAACTAAAACAAGAAACCAACAAGGCAACAACTGATCACTCAACTAAAAAGCATTAGGCAGGCACAAGCTGGAAGAGAACCTCTGAAAACGTAATGCGTAAAGTTACAAATATACTCACTAGGTGACAGCACAATGCAGGCTTACACTTTTGTGTATCCTCAAATTGCACAGTGAAATACTGTATCaaatcagttgaattaaatatattttatttaaaaaatgttgaaaatactCAAGAATTGGTGTAGTTGATCTTTATGCATctcataatttgaattattattaattttttatgaagAAGCAGCTTGAATTCTCTTTTTATCTATATAGGTCATCCAATGATACGCTACATATTGCCATTGTGTATCATGATACGCTTGTCAAAAGAAAAACACTTTTCTTTCTCAAACAACTATTTTCATTTACTGTGAGCTACTTGAGAATCTAAAACTTGttctttgataataaaatagagTAAGAAGAGAGTTTAGAATTATGTTTGATGTTTCTTTTACAATTATTaccattttaaattgatttttacaaaatatattagaaaaaaatgagTAGCCTACTTCATCCTGAAGCCTTTTTTAGGGATGTTTGCACAGTAAAAATTaaactaaaaatgaatcaactcaaatttaaaatagaGTAAATTACAACCAAAAATACTGggtttaatataaaataaaatgtataaaaaaattTGGGggaggcgcactcacacaactttccttgtcgttatgaaaattgatcacctgacgctagtgttccgcgcatctcaagtctactattcaaagatttgagccagctggtgacagggcaataacgatGGGAgatacacgaggtctgctatctcttcatagtgaatgatttaatagaatcaacagtttgcaattggataatcacattttctcgaatttcgagcttattttcaattttaggtgaaaatgttactgaacatcaattgtagagattatcatgctcgatcttttccacttgaaattttttgtttaaattgtatttgaagcctgataattgggaatataaaatcaaactttgcatagatgtttGGGGCggactcctgaaatttttacagatattggacttgtggcagttgatagagcttatgaatgactattttgggtataaatttgattgaaatcgttagagccgtttccgagaaatcacgagaaaccctgtttttgacaacattttcgccatattagccgccatcttgaattgcatttgatcgaaattgttcgtgtcggatccttatagtgaaaggaccttaagttccaaatttcaagtcattccgttaattgggagatgagatatcgtgtacacagacgcacatacacacacacacacaatcaaatcaacacacacatacatacagaccaatacccggacaccacttttttggactcaggggactttgaaacgtctagaaatttagaaattggggtaccataattttttttggaaagcaatactttccttacctatggtaataggggaaggaaagtaaaaaatgagtTCTTAGGCTACACTTCATCCTGAAGCCTTTTTAAGGAATGTTTGCACAGTAAAAGATTAAACTAAAAtaaatcagctggtggctttaaatttaaaataaattacattataacaaacaagaCTGGATTCAATttagtataaaataaaatgtcGTTTAAACAGACACTGTAAAAACGGCAGTTttggaaaaagaataattttgtgtcattttaaaaaatatttacatgtgATAGTAACCAATAAAAGGATGAACTGAGCTGAACTTGTAACCTAGAAAATAATGTTGTTATTCAAAAGCTTTCCTTTCAATTTGTTTTAGTttgaatatatattcattacattacaatttttatattctaCAAAAATGGACATTGACAGATTTCTTAATGGTTTTGAAGGTATTTCTCATTTTGGCATACAAATGAATGAAGAGAGAAAAGCAATATTAAGCAATTCTCTTGTTTTACTGAAGAATGATAAccacttttcaaaaatattctattggGGAGAAATAGATGGAGTTTTGGGGAGTTATTTTATAAGCTACGGATATCATCGAGATGCTTTGAGAGGCCGTCAGTTCTATTACAGGTAAAAAATATGTCTAAACTAATAACTCCTCGATTTTTCAACTTTATGATCTATAGAACTATACATTGAGTTATCTGTAGTAcaaattgatataattacaactttaaaatgagaaaatattttcaaaactcagttgaataatatactgtacttagaTATTTATATAATCCAACTTTTTAGCAGAGATAAGAGAATATGAATTACTAGTAATCCTTAGAGAAAGTATATCCTAAGGGACGATCAGGAGTTAGAGATTTCTAACTACtctctgtttttactttccttgccctattaccataggtgaggaaagtattgctttccaaaaaaaattaaggtaccctaatttcatgttttctatacgtttcaaggtcccctgagtcccaaaacatgatttttgggtgttggtctgtgtgtgtgtgtgtctgtgaaacgataactccatttctaattaaccgattgacttgaaattttaaacttaaggtccttattaTACCATGAaaatccgacaataagaaattcaataaaattcaattcaaaatggcggataatggctaaaaaaccatgtttttcacggttttcttgaaaacggctctaacgattttcttcaaatttataccctagatagctatttataagccctatcaactgacatgggtctcatttctgggaaaattgcaggagctccgtaatattcctgagaaggaTAAGTTTTGTTacatttctatcacaattttctcaaaaatgacttgaccgaaattgtcaaaaaaccactgatttattgataattagaaagaccggtttcggttattacatcattgtcaatctctgatagagTTCtcaattgttaagatcattataagagtgagaacaagtggcaactgaaatttttaagtggtctaaaaAGTGAGTTATTGGTCGTTAAAGTGCTAACTTTGTTTTATTTCCAGATCATACACGGTTTCGACTACATTAACAGAACTTCTTTTTTTGTGTAcctagttgagaagttgatattgtggtacggtaattattcatattgaatgaaaaagactgagaaattgtcaaaaaaccactgatttattgataattagaaagaccggtttcggttattacaccattgtcaatctctgatagagTTTATCAGTGGTAAAatttatcagtttatcagagtaaatcagtggttttttgacaatttctcagtctttttcattcagtaacTTTAAACCTTTAATGTACTAAAAAGTAGATTCAAGGTGGTACTATTCCTATACTATCTAAGCtaattattgatttcatttataatttcaGCACAAATTGCTTTGAATGGGTACTACTACCCAAACCAACACCACTTGACATGTATCTCTCCCTGAATTTCTATGTAAGATTCCAAGGAGATCCAAGCTATGGGACAACTATCGAAGAGCGAATCAGAAAAAAACTGGAGAAGGTCAACGATCATGGAGACAATGTAATACAGTAAAAATATCACTATATAATAAGTGCATATAGTCTACCTATCAACTAACTGAGCGAACATAATAATCTTTGCTTACATAatttacttttcctacagttacgttgaaaagtggccattgctgcactgattacagaacgcaaagaatcacttttccgctctagtgcgggaaaaaatttttctgcactccagattcgcaacatggcaacgcaaaatacttagtaggttatatggagcaacagtgcagcaaaatcaaaatgaagttggtaacagtgactgctgtggctgctatactgagcagaggtgcaacgaagcacaacgcgctaattattattcattatatattataaccaaggacaacgagaaCTTTAGgatttaggattaaggttttatcaataataaaattacacagaaaaacattgatggatttcagacaattttatccataattacccacttttcatattcaatggtaactgtaggaaaaacttaatgtgaaatacgtgcgcaaagttcctctgctgcactcaagaaaccattccgccctcgcctacggctcgggcgtaaacgtttctttcggtgcagcaaactgacactttgcgcactagttgcacaaataactattccaatcgGAGAAGCCTTCTCTGTTTAGTTCTCGTAACGTTtgatcatgatttaaatttaacaggcttttgtgcagccgggCCAAATTTTTTGCCTAATTATCTATTAGAAAAATCCATCCTTGAtgattatattaaaataaaattcatactaCTCTCTTATTTCAGATACTTTTCATACTAGGCTacatatattcatttatttcaaatactTTTCATACTATAACAGTATTCTATTTCAAATAGCATTATAAATCGTAAATGGCATTATAATCGATAGCAGCCTGAGATGTTGTCCTCACATACATagcatttcaaaaaaacttcaagcGCTTAACGCAAAAGTCttttatttgcataaaaataTCACCCCAGATTGCCTATATCTGATTTATAAGTCCTTGATGGAACCAATAATTAGATATAGCATTGAATCATGGGGAAGTGCAGCCACTTATCTTTTATCTAGAGTTGAACGAATACAATTAAGAACATTAAAATGTACAACTACCAGAATTccttatgttaataatattgatccatACAACCCACGTAGCTTACAAATATTCTATCATACCTTATCGCCCAAACATTTCtatcttttcaaaattgtaatactccacaaataaaatttatactatAGACTCCTTGCTCCTCCCTCACCCTACAATTTAATATCACCGTCAATATAATTATGTAGAAcccagattcaataatatttatggtagAAGATTCCTACATTATGTAATTCCCTACTTATTTAACAGACTACCTCCAAATATTCGTGATTACTCTAAGAATGATGTAatgttgtatctcaataataacagcacaatcaatttataaaactaataatattacaaacgtaCACATAATTTAATAAACGTCAAGTTAAAAAAATGACAGCATATGCtttacattattagaatttttcaatttttgctggctGAAGTTTTTAAATCttccttttattgtcactgccgcctgcctcaacgatagaaatgtactattacttgtgtaaaacaatttttcccttttccttattatttcattcctttataataaattcacatttttccctttttttatcaagtctgtatcaaaatctgatgtatatttcttattttatttttgcattttgtattagttttctttcattttttacttaaaatctttgaagtgtaatatttattttgtctaagtttatttatcttttgtaactaatttttttcctgtaactgggcacccgccgaaaaacctttgggtttggcaggaccctcaactgtttgtattgtgaataaaaatttttgatttgatttgaatagcCTATTTCCATACCGGTactataattttctttcaaatactttttaaaatattattcaatttccaaatacttcttaaaatattatttaatttcaaatacttttaaaaatattatttcatttcaaataggctactttatattgaaaaattcgtTTACTCCCTCAGGTGCTCATAAACGAAGGCAAGTTGAAGGAAGAGAACCGCCTAGCTGCTACAGTTCATCTAATAAATGACGAGACAGCTGTGGTACCAAGAGGTGCATATGTGAAACGACCGAACGGCCTCATAGAACCCAATCAATCGTTCCAAGGGCTTCAGCTGATCGAATCCGATGACCTGAAAAGCTACTTGCATTTCAGGTCTCCAACCCAGAAATGGAACAGCAACCTGCTCACCAGGAGGGATTACAACTATTCATTCGACTTTTTAGACCCTCTTGATGCGGATCTACCTGAAGGTGAGATGTTTGCCAATGTTTTATCAAAAAGAGTATAAAGTATGATGTATTCAATCGATTTTTTGGACCCTCTACTACATACTTATTTACCTGAAGGTGAGATTTGCATCAGAGTATAAAGTTTATGAATTCTACAATATCAATATCTATttactaatttattattgaactggattcattttttcattagaTATAGCCGGTTAGATATActgccggttgtacaaaagccttGAAAACAACCAAAaggttaaggctgtgcaaaggctgaaaaaaaactttctactcgtgatatttttcaaagttttccgatttgtatatcatcaagctatcaaaatggaaaagttttttcagggaaaaattatttctgatcattactttttgagatatgagcgcctgaagtttaaatttttgggacagaacgtttcaaattcggtaagatataaatccatgagatttaaatgatggattcttcatggtatttttgatctagtaaaacaaaaattttctgaaaatatcaatttttgaaaagttattcaatttaccaaaaattactcaactaaaagttttttggtaatttttagtaaattgaataactatctaaaaaaattgatattttcagaaaattttagttttattaGATAAACagtaccatgaagaatctatgctctaatttcatggatttatctcttaccgaatttgaaatgttctgccccaaaaatttaaacttcaggcgctcatatctcaaaaagtaatgatcggaaaaaaatggttttctgagaaaactttctcattttgatagcttaatgatatactaatcgaaaaactttgaaaaatatcatgagtagaaagtttatttttagcctttgcacagccttaattttcAATCGTGATTGAATGTTTCGACAATCAATCACAAAAgctttcttttcaattttttttgattggttctcgtgacatttaatcataattgaaatttaaaaggtTTCCGTGCAACCGGGCCAATGAATTCTACAATATCGATatctactatcatagagaaaccatagcgtaagtagatatcccatggtatagggcgttaatgttgcaacttttactgttatctcaagccgattactgtcgatttttactgttttgttggggtgagagtgtatgaacgccacagtatgagagactacgagcgtcacacagcttcacgggaaagatctacgtggactataggcttgagataacagtaaaagttgcgacataaacgtcctataccatgggatatctacttacgctattgtttctccttGCTACTATTTACTAATATCtaattctattattaatatcaGATGATagtgtattttttacaaaagtttCAGCTTCTTGGTGTATGTATTCTCATCTCTTGATTGGCATCTTGTATCTTTATTATACAATTCATAAACTTtccaattttaattataatgattttttatgGAACTGCACTGaagattatattattctatCGGAACCTATTTGTTTTCATCTTGATTCTCCTTTTAAAAAAGTCTGATAGAATCATTGTTAGTCATTGAAAGACTACAGATCGAAATTACTGAGAtgtgcaattattcaaatgctaatgaatcaacaatattacTGTAATCGAAGTTACTGTATTCTTAAACGAAAATccgaattaaatgctgtaattcaccccgaagacttctgccactgcaaatattgacaacagggctgactataaatgttttttacccaggaacaatgccctagaatattggtagggagttcgttAATACTCTGTATAGTAATattgattcccgggctgataaataatttttgaatagtagcgctcatcgaatttccatctagctgtttacccggttgtcaatatttgcggtagcagaagtctttgaggtgaattacagcatttaatttgggttttcgtttgataataaaattgaacattgaaaGTAAATTATTTGGACTTGTtggattaattattttcaaaatttgtttaATTTCATGAGGTTTATCAATGTTctcacacattctatgtacaaCTCAATTTTGGTAAGATTTATTAGGCCTATTAGACGGTAACTTAAATTGTGTCAAATTCATATACTGTGTATTAGATATTGTCTATTAGAGAGACAATTCAATGAATGGATGATGGCGGGTGCGTGATATGACTTActatttaattcaatcattatAACTTTCAAGAACAATCTCCTTTTTTCGATCAGATAAAAAACAGTAATGTCAACtataacattataataatgCAGTTTCATTCAATTCTTGTAGGAATTCAAAAGCTTCCATAAGGAATttaaatatacagagtgagtcatatgtatgggaacccttcaataaattggagactgttgtagatataatactgtaactttcaggatacaactgaatttcaacccctcataagggggcgaatattttgaatgtaaacaccaattgtttggtacatcattttaaggcctttttaaaacaagaaagataacatcaataaaaatgttctatgatacttgtatcaaaaatggcagctgattgaaCTTGTTATCAATTAGGTAcctatttctttaaaaactaaaatttcaatcagccgccattttggattcaAGTATcacagaaaatttttattgatataatctttcttgttttgaaaaggcctttaaaatgatgtatcacacaatgggtgtttacattcaaaatattttagttaCAACAAGTTTTAGAAACTAAAACctatcagccgccattttggatacaagtatcatagaaaatttttatcaatgccatctttcttgttttgaaaaagcCCTTTACCACACTACGGGTttctacatttaaaatattcgagcttcaacccctaagtcacccccttatgaggggttgaaattcagttgtaagtcaaaaggtagagtatttgaccaataacttatcctgaaagttacagtattatatctacaacagtccccaacttattgaagggttcccatacatatgactcactctgtgtAGAGTAAACTATAACTTTTCGTGAAAGTAGTTGCATTGATTTTATATGGATATTACCAATATAAATAATCACATTGTTTTATTCAAGGTACAGTAGTTAAGAAAAATCCCAGTAACAAAAAGTTTGGATCAAATATTACACtatgataaaatttaaataattgccACTTCAAGTTCCTCTCAGGGCAAACTTATTCtagacaataatataattttagacAACAAATTTATTCTGTCAGAATAAGTTCAGAGCAAAAAAGTTCGACCAAATATTACTATGCTGTAATTTAAATTGTGATTTCAACTTTCTCCCAGGGCAATTTATTCTGGACAATTCAAGAAATGGATATCGATTAGCCACTATTAGGAGCTTGACATGGCCGGGCTACTATTTCTACCACTTTATAAATACACCTGAATACGGCTCAATGTACGTTGGAAACGGAAGAAAGAATTTGGATGTTCCGTTCATGTTGTTCTAGTCACAAATTTCAAATCTGCTAACAAGTCTTGTTCGAGAAATCcatcaaaatgaatattaaacTTATTGAGTGTCGATGAGAAATTTATtggattaaataaattatgttttttcaagttttatcattattaatattgagaCGTGTATAGTAACCTACTCACTTTTCCTTTGTTGTAGTCATTAAACTCACATGTTGTTCTAGTCACAAATTTCAAATATGCTAACAAGTCTTGTTCGAGAAATCcatcaaaatgaatattgaactTATTAGGTGTTGATGAGAAATTTATtggattaaataaattatgttttttcaagtttttatgtttctatcattattaatattgatagacatattatagtagcctactcaCTTTTCCTTTATATGGCCActacaatcctattatattaagcgagcaatttctgtatttatatatctggttatttatgtttaacggatctcgaaaacggctctaacgattttcacgaaatttggaacatagtaggtttgtgatataaagattcgattgcactaggtctcattctttggaaaactcgctgaacgacattagaaggataattcatccttggaaaacatatgataatttcgtcgtctctcgataacagaagatgcgtgtgcctgtgtgggagagagacagaattattcccagatgtgtaatcataatcaatcagtgagaaattttatctagctagaccatttttaatcgatttgatcaacataatctgatttgttgacatgacatgataatcctcctaaactagagtatatcatagttttcaaagttgttcattatttgacaatttcaagtgattagtgagtgttattttgttattcaatttggtttgtatatacggtaatctaaattataatttttttgttttcaaatttatttgaagagaaaattgaacctgatgaattcaagtgtatggaacataacctactttctggaccatttatagtgtataaatcaaaattcgggaaagaaacagttttgggctgtgcctgttagtacttccccaatcattttagagaattgtgttcggtttatcaaaagtcaataaataaataacgagcgaagctcggtgccccgatattaattactGAAATGGAattaaaataatcgattatcctcttcatattttatcaattcaaaccATGCTTCAAATATGTTTGCACTTGAAATTGGCTCTAGAGTCAAAACACGttgtgaattataaataaaaaatatgaaaagggCTCTTAAGGcagttcggtacacttttttattatttaaattggataatctttttcaatataattgttaagatcattataagagtgaaaaCAAGTggtaactgaaatttttaagtggtctaaaaAGCGAGTTATTGGTCGTTAAAGTGCTAACTTTGTTTTATTTCCAGATCATACACGGTTTCGACTACATTAACAGAActtctttttttttgtgtacctagttgagaagttgatattgtggtaattattcatattgaatgaaaaagactaggaaattgtcgaaaaaccactgatttattgataattagaaagaccggtttcggttattacaccattgtcaatctctgataaacaaaaaCTGTTTtactttatcagagattgacaatggtgtaataactgaaaccggtctttctaattatcaataaatcggtggtttttcgacaattaggtatttttcattcaacagaacttctcttgaaaattcaaaaatgtatctttccaaactaaaacattttattccctatatcgttcataaataaaaaagtaacattttttgtaaatttgataacctgtttattttggcataaatcgcgaaaaaactcatattagaacaaagccaatgatatactgaatgtattaaacaAAACTCCAaaggaaaattcgaaaccgtttatgatctggaaagacaACGGAGTTCAACACTTCagcaacccataactcgcttattagaccacttaaaaattccagttgccactttttctctttcttataatgatcttaacaattatattgaaaaagattatccaatttaaataaaaa
The genomic region above belongs to Nilaparvata lugens isolate BPH chromosome 5, ASM1435652v1, whole genome shotgun sequence and contains:
- the LOC111048254 gene encoding radial spoke head protein 9 homolog, which gives rise to MDIDRFLNGFEGISHFGIQMNEERKAILSNSLVLLKNDNHFSKIFYWGEIDGVLGSYFISYGYHRDALRGRQFYYSTNCFEWVLLPKPTPLDMYLSLNFYVRFQGDPSYGTTIEERIRKKLEKVNDHGDNVLINEGKLKEENRLAATVHLINDETAVVPRGAYVKRPNGLIEPNQSFQGLQLIESDDLKSYLHFRSPTQKWNSNLLTRRDYNYSFDFLDPLDADLPEGQFILDNSRNGYRLATIRSLTWPGYYFYHFINTPEYGSMYVGNGRKNLDVPFMLF